The genomic window ATTTAGTATTGGCCGAATTGAAATGTATGCTCAAAAAAAGATCTGCTTTTGCCCTGTTTGCCGCATTCACCCTATCGGCCAACTCCAGGTGAGCATCGCTGTTCCTTGTAAGGATCGCATTGAATCCCAATGTCTTAAGTTCAGTCTGCACAATCTTTGCAACGGCCAGGGTTAAATTTTTTTCTTCCAACTTATAACCGCGATTAGTCGTACCACTATCCCTGCCACCATGGCCAGGATCGATAACAATGGTCTTTAATCCGGGAACGGAATTTGCGATGGATCTAGGAGCAAACATCGGCTGGACATATAACTTGTAATCGTCTATGGCGATATATAACTTTTTCTGTTGCAAGAGGATAGGGCTGCCAATAAAAATTTTACAATCGTTATAATAGAAATACCTATCCTTCGAAACAAACTTTGCCGATATGTCGGACTTGGAAATGGTCGCACTGTAATTGGATGAACAAATTTTAGCATCCAAATCCTTTGCCACGGAGTCCAGCGTAACATACTCTGTCCCAGCGCTTTTTATGCAGACCAACCCAGGTTTTTGACCCACGTCGGCCCGGAACAGCTTCCCCTGGCAATTTATGACAAAAACCAGGCAGATAATAACAACAAAAGTGGACAATAACAGACGAACGGACATAGGCTACAATTCAAGCCCGTTATTAAGATCTTTTATGTTATCGGTGGCAACCTTTTTTTTGTGCGACCTAACCGGCGATAAGCTCAACGTAATCAGGCGCC from Puniceicoccales bacterium includes these protein-coding regions:
- a CDS encoding N-acetylmuramoyl-L-alanine amidase, producing MSVRLLLSTFVVIICLVFVINCQGKLFRADVGQKPGLVCIKSAGTEYVTLDSVAKDLDAKICSSNYSATISKSDISAKFVSKDRYFYYNDCKIFIGSPILLQQKKLYIAIDDYKLYVQPMFAPRSIANSVPGLKTIVIDPGHGGRDSGTTNRGYKLEEKNLTLAVAKIVQTELKTLGFNAILTRNSDAHLELADRVNAANRAKADLFLSIHFNSANTKSVRGVEIFTLTPPGQPSSSSSKKTTSDSIALPGNRFDHWNTVAGYSMLYSMKQRLKFDDRGVKHARFGVLKGLSCPGVLVEVEFLSNDTVARLFTAQGNLEKTALAIVNGVYRYYLNMKAISKLKQ